The genomic window ACTTGCAGATGAAATTAATCGCACGCCTCCTAAGACACAATCTGCTTTGCTTGAAGCAATGCAAGAGCGTTCGGTAACAGCAGCAGGAACGACATATCGCTTAGATAATCCTTTTTTTGTGCTGGCCACTCAGAACCCAATTGAGCAGGAGGGGACTTATCCTTTGCCTGAAGCACAACTTGACCGTTTCATGTTTAATGTAATGCTTGACTATCCGAGTTTTGAACATGAACTCCTGGTTGTCAAGAATACTACTTCTGACCGGCAAGTCGAACTTAATATTGTGCTGAGTGCTGAGGAGATCATAAATTTTCAGGATTTGATCAGGAAAGTACCAGTTTCTGATAATGTGATGGAGTATGCTGTTAATCTTGCATCCCGAACCCGCCCCAATACGCCAAAGGCGCATGAACTGGCGAACGAATACGTAAGTTGGGGGGCAGGTCCCAGAGCTTCCCAGTACTTGATTATTGGTGCTAAAGCCCATGCTGCCATTCATGGGAAGTACTCTCCGGATATAGAAGATGTGAATGCCATCGCCTATTCTATTCTTCGGCACCGAATTGTCAGAAATTACAAGGCCGAGGCCGAGGGAGTATCGGTTGAATCCCTTGTTGATAAACTTGTTGATTAGGCAAACAATTGATGCTCTGTCACAAAAGGGTTGAATATTTTTTTAAAAAAACCCTTGCTGTAAAACGAAAAGTAATTAACTTTGCATTCCCTTCGCAAGGGTGATCCAGAAACACGATCTTTTTAATTTTTTCTGCTTTTTATTTGCAAATAATAAAAAGTTGTTACCTTTGCACTCCCCAAATGTAGGGGCAACGATCTTTGAGAAATTGGGAAAGCCAAAAAAGTAGCGCAAAAAAATACCCGTTGATTAGCTTTAGGGTTGATTAACGAACCAGAGGAAATAAGAGTCGGGACAGTAACTATACGTTAAGTCTAGAGAAATTTAGAAACAATGGAGAGTTTGATC from Bacteroides sp. includes these protein-coding regions:
- a CDS encoding AAA family ATPase; amino-acid sequence: MQKFSNDVEALDALALKYHDLRKEISKVIVGQDEVVKNVLISIFSRGHCLLVGVPGLAKTLLVNTIAQVLGLKYSRIQFTPDLMPSDIIGTEILDETRNFRFIKGPLFANIILADEINRTPPKTQSALLEAMQERSVTAAGTTYRLDNPFFVLATQNPIEQEGTYPLPEAQLDRFMFNVMLDYPSFEHELLVVKNTTSDRQVELNIVLSAEEIINFQDLIRKVPVSDNVMEYAVNLASRTRPNTPKAHELANEYVSWGAGPRASQYLIIGAKAHAAIHGKYSPDIEDVNAIAYSILRHRIVRNYKAEAEGVSVESLVDKLVD